The Solanum lycopersicum chromosome 6, SLM_r2.1 genome has a window encoding:
- the ABCA7 gene encoding ABC transporter A family member 11, translating into MAMELQQRGFSLFWQQTIALLKKNFLLSMRSKRATFLQLFSSLFFLGLLFGIQKGMDFRSKHPSTIRAVNDPQPLTNPPIPPCEHKFFIKHPCYDFVWSGSGNKRIESIVSGILANNPGRPIPSTKVKSFGTKDDLNNWLLSDPMRTPGALHFVERNATVISYGVVTNSSTYIKVPRASEDPTFKFQLPLQLAASREIARSLLGDSKFSWNVGLKEFARPAIEDPEAGDSFQDSSFGNIFSQIFFYAVSMFGFVFQISTMVLEKELKLRQAMTVMGLFDSAYWCSWLLWEGIMTFLSSLLIVLFGMMFQLHLFLKNSFLIVLLLFFLFQLNMVGFAFLISNFIRKSASTTSASFAIFVIGCGTQAFAGMLYGSTDHKTRYRRILWSFFPPNPFSGGLVTLLYGVEHGGISWSKPSPGDDSSCYSMLHFYRWLIATFFLWLVLAIYLDNILPNSAGVRKPFYYFLKPGYWTGRGEEKFKENTLCCGSGSSPPNDSFSQDDEDVLDEENRVKQQVKEGNVDPNVAVQLQDLYKMYSRTINFSCHSCCLLCCYCRCKIKKPFKAVQGLWLNLEKDQLFCLLGPNGAGKTTVISCLTGIISVTRGNALIYGNSVRSSVGISNIRKLIGVCSQFDTLWDALSGQEHLELFATIKGLSRTSKRSEAKKLLADVKLDDVAEVRAGSYSGGMKRRLSLGIALIGDPKVLFLDEPTTGMDPITRRHIWSVIEAAKQGRSIILTTHSMEEADILSDRIGIMARGRLRCIGTSTLLKSRFGAGFIAKISFSKVANDVNVMENTIDSKYHEAVKEFFRQRIDVTPKDEDKSFLTFIIPHEKERLLENFFAELDNRKTELGILNIQIGLSTLEEVFLSIAKKAELEGAASEGTIKPLILPSGTTLQVPVGSKYVEIPGTISAENPRGLMVEVYWEQDDHGNLCISGHSDETPVPPNLQISTSRLVTAKPRA; encoded by the exons ATGGCAATGGAGTTGCAGCAAAGAGGATTTTCTCTGTTTTGGCAACAAACAATTGCTTTACTGAAGAAGAATTTTTTGCTATCAATGAGAAGCAAAAGAGCCACATTTCTTCAGTTGTTTTCATCGTTGTTCTTCTTGGGTCTTTTATTTGGAATCCAAAAAGGTATGGATTTTCGCTCTAAACATCCTTCCACCATCCGTGCAGTCAATGATCCTCAGCCTCTTACGAATCCTCCGATACCGCCGTGTGAACACAAGTTCTTTATTAAACATCCGTGTTATGACTTTGTGTGGAGTGGAAGTGGCAACAAAAGAATTGAATCCATTGTTTCTGGAATTTTAGCTAATAATCCAGGTCGACCTATTCCTTCTACCAAg gTCAAGTCATTTGGCACAAAAGATGATTTGAACAATTGGCTTCTCAGTGATCCAATGCGTACCCCGGGAGCTTTGCATTTTGTGGAACGAAATGCCACAGTTATAAGTTATGGTGTAGTAACAAATTCTTCTACGTACATTAAAGTTCCAAGGGCATCTGAAGATCCAACATTCAAATTCCAACTTCCCCTTCAACTAGCTGCATCAAGAGAAATTGCGAGGTCATTGCTTGGAG ATTCAAAGTTCAGCTGGAATGTTGGTCTCAAGGAATTTGCGCGTCCTGCAATAGAAGATCCTGAAGCTGGAGACTCATTTCAAGATTCTTCATTTGGTAATATTTTCAGTCAAATATTCTTCTATGCAGTATCTATGTTCGGCTTCGTATTCCAGATTAGCACAATGGTTCTCGAGAAGGAGCTCAAACTTCGCCAG GCAATGACTGTGATGGGACTTTTTGATTCTGCTTATTGGTGTTCGTGGCTTCTATGGGAGGGAATTATGACATTCCTTTCATCACTCCTCATAGTTCTTTTTGGAATGATGTTTCAGCTTCACCTTTTCTTGAAAAACAGCTTTTTGATTGTTCTACTTCTGTTCTTTCTTTTCCAATTGAACATG GTTGGTTTTGCCTTCTTAATATCAAACTTCATCCGTAAGTCCGCTTCAACTACCTCCGCTAGCTTTGCCATATTTGTAATTGGTTGTGGGACTCAG GCATTTGCAGGGATGCTCTATGGTAGCACAGATCATAAAACCAGATATAGAAGAATACTTTGGTCCTTCTTTCCGCCCAATCCCTTTTCAGGAGGTCTGGTTACTTTATTATATGGAGTGGAACATGGTGGGATCAGCTGGAGTAAGCCATCTCCGGGTGATGATTCATCCTGTTATTCTATG CTCCATTTCTATCGATGGCTCATCGCGACGTTCTTCCTGTGGCTTGTTTTGGCTATCTACCTTGACAATATCCTACCGAACTCAGCAGGTGTACGGAAacccttttattattttctgaAACCTGGATATTGGACAGGAAGAGGTGAAGAAAAGTTTAAAG AAAATACCCTATGTTGTGGTTCTGGTTCTTCGCCTCCAAATGACAGTTTTTCGCAAGATGATGAAGATGTTCTTGATGAGGAAAACAGGGTGAAACAACAAGTGAAGGAAGGCAATGTTGATCCAAATGTTGCTGTTCAACTACAAGACCTTTATAAGATGTATTCTCGGACAATAAACTTTAGTTGCCATTCTTGTTGCCTTCTCTGTTGCTATTGTAGATGCAAGATTAAGAAACCCTTTAAGGCTGTCCAG GGACTGTGGTTAAATCTTGAGAAGGATCAATTGTTCTGTCTCCTCGGACCAAATGGAGCTGGAAAAACAACTGTAATTAGTTGCTTGACTGGTATAATTTCAGTCACTCGGGGAAATG CACTAATCTATGGAAACTCTGTTCGAAGTTCGGTTGGTATCTCCAACATAAGAAAGCTGATTGGAGTCTGCTCACAG TTTGACACACTTTGGGATGCATTATCTGGACAAGAGCACCTTGAACTTTTTGCCACCATCAAAGGCTTATCCCGAACATCAAAAAGATCA GAAGCTAAAAAATTGTTGGCTGATGTGAAGCTCGATGATGTCGCCGAAGTGAGAGCAGGAAGCTACAGTGGTGGAATGAAACGTCGCCTCAGTTTAGGAATAGCATTGATTGGAGATCCAAAAGTTCTCTTTTTAGATGAACCA ACAACAGGTATGGATCCTATAACTCGGAGGCATATCTGGAGTGTAATTGAGGCTGCAAAGCAAGGGCGTTCTATTATTCTGACGACACATTCTATGGAGGAAGCTGATATTTTATCAGATCGCATTGGAATTATGGCAAGGGGTAGACTTCGTTGCATTGGAACATCAACCTTGCTGAAGTCTCGATTTGGTGCTGGATTTATAGCTAAGATTAGCTTCAGTAAAGTTGCTAATGATGTAAATGTCATGGAAAATACAATAGACAGCAAGTATCATGAGGCTGTCAAAGAGTTCTTCAGACAG CGTATAGATGTCACACCAAAAGATGAAGATAAATCCTTCTTGACTTTCATCATCCCTCATGAGAAAGAGAGGCTACTCGAA AATTTCTTTGCAGAGCTAGACAACAGAAAAACGGAGCTTGGCATATTAAATATCCAAATCGGTCTCTCAACGCTTGAAGAAGTGTTCTTGAGTATTGCAAAGAAGGCAGAGCTAGAAGGGGCTGCATCAGAGGGAACTATCAAGCCATTGATTTTACCATCAGGAACTACACTTCAA GTACCTGTAGGATCAAAATATGTGGAGATCCCAGGCACAATTTCCGCGGAGAATCCTCGAGGACTTATGGTTGAAGTTTATTGGGAGCAGGATGATCATGGCAATCTCTGCATTTCAGGCCATTCAGATGAAACTCCAGTTCCACCTAATCTTCAAATATCAACTTCCCGTTTAGTTACTGCCAAGCCAAGAGCATAA
- the LOC101251297 gene encoding uncharacterized protein, with product MDDSAKDQSSSVSAKAKQSSSSKLLRYPLRSTSKSKEEKLPLTDSSNSSASARVRPASSVSKSVAALPLSGKEKSAKPPRRLSVPSKSIVSPASRPLGIITKEPKKIGKPISETRAKRSPSNQGKSDTPQSNVSKSSNRKKYDLISSASYWLSQIKLSESAAKHSISLGLFKLALEAGSEPLQRLRDELKSYVQRNALVELEEPVKQLFDSYNILQISEQLQVSETCSHVPSDNDVHSSSSVANTERLQTKVLNKDSTKAAQVKEPTKQQPSKIGSTPRTRNSVNKIAAAAKSISPKTGGRTTKEKLQKPAKPEPNKAKVMKRQGKRSAQGEGPVDACISEKVLEEDKENLDAPQTEVIST from the exons ATGGACGATTCCGCTAAAGATCAATCCTCCTCTGTTTCTG CAAAGGCTAagcaatcatcatcatcaaagcTTCTGCGGTATCCGTTGCGATCGACCTCTAAATCGAAGGAAGAGAAGTTGCCTCTGACTGATTCCTCCAACTCTTCTGCTTCTGCGAG GGTAAGACCTGCATCAAGTGTCAGTAAGAGTGTTGCTGCCCTTCCCCTCTCTGGGAAGGAAAAATCAGCGAAGCCTCCAAGACGGCTGTCTGTTCCCTCCAAGTCAATTGTCAGCCCTGCTTCTAGACCACTTGGTATTATAACCAAGGAACCAAAAAAAATAGGCAAACCCATTTCTGAGACTAGAGCAAAGAGATCTCCTAGTAACCAAGGAAAATCGGATACACCACAATCAAATGTTTCAAAGTCctcaaatagaaagaaatatgaCCTTATATCCTCAGCTTCTTATTGGCTATCACAGATTAAGCTTTCTGAATCTGCTGCTAAGCATTCAATTTCCCTGGGCTTGTTCAAACTTGCTTTGGAGGCTGGCTCTGAG CCTCTTCAGCGTCTGAGAGATGAGCTGAAATCTTATGTGCAACGAAATGCCCTTGTTGAACTTGAGGAGCCTGTGAAACAATTGTTTGATAGCTATAACATCCTCCAAATATCTGAGCAGTTGCAAGTTTCTGAGACTTGTTCTCATGTGCCATCTGATAATGACGTTCATAGCTCTTCTTCTGTTGCAAACACTGAGAGACTGCAAACCAAAGTCTTGAACAAAGACTCTACTAAAGCTGCACAAGTGAAAGAACCAACCAAGCAGCAGCCTTCAAAGATTGGAAGCACTCCTAGGACCCGGAATTCTGTAAACAAAATTGCTGCAGCTGCGAAATCTATATCACCAAAAACTGGAGGTCGTACCACAAAAGAGAAACTTCAAAAGCCTGCTAAGCCAGAACCAAATAAGGCTAAGGTGATGAAAAGACAGGGAAAGAGATCTGCTCAAGGAGAAG GGCCTGTCGATGCCTGTATTTCAGAGAAAGTCCTGGAAGAAGATAAGGAAAATCTG GATGCTCCACAAACAGAAGTGATTAGCACCTGA
- the UBC1 gene encoding E2 ubiquitin-conjugating enzyme isoform X1 codes for MSTPARKRLMRDFKRLQQDPPAGISGAPQDNNIMLWNAVIFGPDDTPWDGGTFKLTLQFSEDYPNKPPTVRFVSRMFHPNIYADGSICLDILQNQWSPIYDVAAILTSIQSLLCDPNPNSPANSEAARMFSENKREYNRRVREIVEQSWTAD; via the exons ATGTCGACTCCAGCTAGAAAGAGGCTGATGAGGGATTTCAAGAGGTTGCAGCAGGACCCTCCTGCTGGTATTAGTGGTGCACCTCAAGACAACAACATTATGCTTTGGAATGCCGTGATATTTGG TCCTGATGACACTCCTTGGGATGGTG GTACGTTCAAGTTGACTCTTCAATTCTCTGAGGATTACCCCAACAAGCCACCAACAGTGCGGTTTGTTTCTCGCATGTTTCATCCTAATA TTTATGCAGATGGAAGTATATGTTTGGATATTCTTCAGAATCAATGGAGTCCAATTTATGATGTTGCGGCAATACTTACATCCATTCAG TCATTGCTGTGTGATCCAAACCCCAACTCACCTGCAAACTCGGAAGCAGCTCGGATGTTCAGTGAGAATAAAAGGGAGTACAATCGCAGAGTGAGAGAAATTGTTGAGCAGAGCTGGACTGCTGACTGA